In Flavobacterium endoglycinae, one DNA window encodes the following:
- a CDS encoding DEAD/DEAH box helicase, whose amino-acid sequence MSKPFSTLGISEPILKALSELNIVEPTEIQQKTIPLLLSENHDLVGLAKTGTGKTAAFGLPLLQLVNTELPVVQAVILVPTRELGHQIFRNLEDFSKYIPNISIASTCGGIPIKPQIERLTAPTHIIVATPGRLIDLIQRKAVDLSQTQYLVLDEADEMVSILKESLDEIIAELPKKHRTLLFSATLPGTIKQLIQNYLHKNVVQISANMEIIGNQGIDHKYIVVDPIEKLDVLMHFLNSRDGERGIIFCKTKAAVNKLAKNLAINRFSSGALHGSLTQGIRDRIMEQFREGHINILVATDLAARGIDVKEISYVVNYHLPDAYETYVHRSGRTARAGAKGLSLTVLQEEEVFEIADFERELGLTFSKFEKPSALSIEENNTLLWAKQIFKTKPNHDISSELKTKVKTVFHHLTKDELIEKLLANYVLQNKIEVTEKPVKKFKK is encoded by the coding sequence ATGTCTAAACCATTCTCAACATTAGGAATTTCAGAACCAATTTTAAAAGCATTAAGCGAATTAAATATTGTTGAACCCACAGAAATTCAACAAAAAACAATTCCGCTTTTATTGTCTGAAAATCATGATTTGGTGGGATTAGCCAAAACTGGAACTGGAAAAACAGCAGCATTTGGACTTCCATTATTGCAATTGGTAAATACTGAATTACCTGTTGTTCAGGCTGTGATTTTAGTACCCACAAGAGAACTTGGACATCAGATTTTTAGAAATTTAGAAGATTTTTCGAAGTATATTCCAAATATATCAATCGCATCTACCTGTGGTGGAATCCCAATTAAACCTCAAATTGAACGTCTTACAGCACCAACACATATTATTGTGGCAACTCCAGGTCGTTTAATTGATTTAATTCAAAGAAAAGCAGTTGATTTAAGTCAGACACAATATCTAGTTTTAGATGAAGCCGATGAAATGGTTTCAATTTTAAAGGAAAGTCTTGACGAAATCATCGCAGAACTTCCTAAAAAGCACCGCACTTTATTATTTTCTGCCACTTTACCTGGAACAATCAAACAACTGATTCAGAATTATTTGCATAAAAATGTTGTTCAGATTAGTGCCAATATGGAAATTATTGGAAACCAAGGAATTGATCATAAATATATTGTCGTTGATCCGATTGAAAAATTAGATGTTTTAATGCATTTTTTAAATTCGCGTGATGGAGAACGAGGCATTATTTTCTGCAAAACGAAAGCTGCTGTCAATAAATTGGCCAAAAATCTAGCCATAAACCGATTCTCGTCGGGAGCTCTTCATGGAAGCTTGACGCAAGGAATCCGTGATCGAATTATGGAACAATTCCGCGAAGGACACATCAATATATTAGTGGCTACCGATTTGGCGGCGAGAGGAATTGATGTTAAAGAAATTTCATATGTTGTCAATTATCATCTTCCAGATGCTTACGAGACTTATGTACACCGAAGCGGAAGAACGGCAAGAGCTGGAGCAAAAGGACTTTCATTAACTGTTTTGCAGGAAGAAGAAGTTTTTGAAATAGCTGACTTCGAAAGAGAATTAGGGCTTACATTTTCAAAATTCGAAAAACCTTCTGCCTTAAGTATTGAAGAAAATAATACCCTTTTATGGGCCAAACAGATTTTTAAAACAAAACCAAATCACGATATTTCATCGGAATTAAAAACGAAGGTAAAAACTGTTTTTCATCATCTTACAAAAGACGAACTGATTGAAAAATTGTTAGCTAATTATGTCTTACAAAATAAAATAGAAGTAACCGAAAAACCTGTTAAAAAATTTAAAAAGTAA
- a CDS encoding NAD(P)/FAD-dependent oxidoreductase codes for MKIVIIGGGFAGINLAKELVNQPQIQVTLVDKNNYNFFPPLIYQVATAFLEPSSISYPYRKFFAGKKNLQFRLGELQSVVPAENKIILNNGELTYDYLVFATGAETSYFGMENVKKNAIPMKTLNDAIEMRNTLLKNLEKAAICKDMRKRRKLLTIVVAGGGPTGVEVSGMFAEMRKNILLKEYPELDTSASNVYLVDGGDALLAPMSKESQKDTLEALTKLGVVVKLNTKVVDYVDDTVFFESGETIKTKNLIWAAGVSAKVFEGIPQESYGRGRRMATDQYNKVNGLENVYAIGDTAILAGDKNFPDGHPQVAQVAIQQGLNLAKNFKAMVKNQALKPFTYNDKGSMAIIGKAKAVVDLPSPKWHFKGFFAWIIWLFIHLISLITYRNRLNTFWNWMVAYFARDQSLRMIIRPDKRSQEK; via the coding sequence ATGAAAATAGTCATAATAGGAGGCGGTTTCGCAGGAATAAATCTAGCAAAAGAGCTTGTAAACCAGCCTCAGATACAAGTAACACTTGTTGACAAAAACAATTATAATTTTTTTCCACCACTTATATATCAAGTTGCAACGGCTTTTTTAGAGCCTTCAAGCATCAGTTATCCCTATAGAAAGTTCTTTGCAGGCAAAAAGAATCTTCAGTTTCGTTTAGGCGAATTACAATCTGTTGTTCCTGCTGAAAATAAGATCATTTTAAACAACGGTGAGTTAACTTACGATTATCTGGTATTTGCCACAGGAGCAGAAACCAGTTATTTTGGTATGGAAAACGTAAAGAAAAACGCTATTCCGATGAAGACCTTAAATGATGCCATCGAAATGCGTAACACACTACTCAAAAACCTTGAAAAAGCTGCGATCTGTAAAGATATGCGCAAACGTCGTAAACTATTAACGATTGTAGTTGCTGGAGGAGGACCAACAGGAGTGGAGGTTTCAGGAATGTTTGCTGAAATGAGAAAAAATATTCTCCTAAAAGAATATCCTGAATTAGACACATCTGCTAGCAATGTATATTTAGTAGACGGCGGCGATGCACTTTTGGCACCAATGAGCAAAGAATCACAAAAAGATACTTTAGAAGCATTAACTAAACTTGGTGTTGTAGTAAAACTAAATACGAAAGTAGTTGATTATGTAGATGACACAGTATTCTTTGAAAGTGGAGAAACAATCAAAACCAAAAACTTAATTTGGGCTGCGGGAGTTTCTGCTAAAGTTTTCGAAGGAATTCCTCAGGAAAGCTACGGCCGCGGAAGACGTATGGCAACCGATCAATACAATAAAGTAAACGGATTAGAAAATGTTTACGCTATTGGTGATACAGCTATTTTAGCTGGAGATAAAAATTTCCCTGACGGACATCCGCAAGTTGCACAGGTTGCGATTCAACAAGGATTAAATCTAGCGAAAAACTTTAAAGCTATGGTTAAAAATCAAGCGTTAAAACCATTTACATACAATGATAAAGGTTCTATGGCAATTATTGGAAAAGCCAAAGCCGTGGTAGATTTACCAAGTCCGAAATGGCATTTTAAAGGATTCTTTGCCTGGATTATCTGGTTGTTTATCCACTTAATTTCATTAATCACGTATAGAAACAGATTAAATACTTTCTGGAACTGGATGGTAGCGTATTTTGCAAGAGACCAGTCTCTTAGAATGATTATTAGACCTGATAAAAGATCTCAGGAAAAGTAA